In Microbulbifer agarilyticus, the DNA window ACTCCTGAGATGCGTCCTTCTCGGGAGTGGAATGAAGGTGATTTTCTATTAAGGCGATCCTTATGGGTCGGTGAAAACTAAATGTCTCGTGTAGCCCGAATCGATATAAACGTTGGATGGGATAATACCATAACGCCGAGTAGATCATTGATACCGTCGGCAGTTGATAGCGTAAGTGCGCATCATTATTGGGCATTCTCGCGGAGTGCATGTAGCTAGTTTTCGCTATGGTGTTGTCGGATGGGTTACACCGTTGTCAGCCCGCCCAAAGCAAGCATCGAATTTTAACGAGCTTGTGCGCATAGGCGTCTAAACCACGACGGATGACACATTGTCAGGTGATACGGAGGTAAACGTTTGAAATATTTTGACGGTTTGCTCGTTATGCAAGCTAGTAGTTTGTTCTTATAGAATAGAAAATGGTGTGACCGATTAGTAAATCGTTTCACAAAAAGTGTAAATCGAAGCAAATATTCTCGTCCGAATCTGGCAAAGAAAAGCGGCTAACCCATACTTTTTCTGCTTTTTGTACTGCGAGAGACGAGGTAACGAATGTCCAGGTATTCAATGTACGTTTTGATAATGCTCATTTGTACAGGGTGTGGTGGCTGGAATCCACCGGATCCGGGAGATGAAGACACCAACAGCCCGCCCGTGATTCGCCTGATTGGTGCTAACAATGTCCAGCTGCACCACGGTGAAGCGTACGATGATACGGGTGCCACTGCGAACGATAATGAAGATGGGGATCTGACCGATCAAATAGTCGTTTCCGGCTTACCAATTACTTCAAATGTACCGGGTAACTACGTCATTGGATATCGGGTTACCGACTCCGACGGTGAATCCGCATCCATCGAACGGCTCGTAAATGTCGCCGAAAACAACGTGCCTACGATCAATTTGAACGGGGCCGCCTCACTAGAGGTAGAGCAGAATACAGAATTTTCGGATCCGGGTGCGACAGCGAACGATACAGAGGACGGAAACCTTAGTGCGCAAATTGGTGTCACTGGAGAGGTTGATACCACTAAGGCAGGTACCTATGAACTGAATTACAGTGTCGTAGATTCCGCCGGTGCAACGGCAGAAACGACGCGAATGGTAACCGTTGCACAAGCCAGCTCACCTTTCTCACACATACCTATCACCATTGAAAAGGCGGGCTTTACCACAATTTTACCCGCATCTGATTCCCGGCTTATCTATGTAAGCAGCAGTACCGGAGATAATGCAAACGACGGGCTGACTCCTGAAACAGCAGTTAATAGCATTACCCGTGGGAAGGATTTGCTGAGAGACGGAAGCCCCGACTGGCTATTGCTTAAGATTGGTGACGAATGGCAAGAGGGCCTGGGCAAGTGGCTAAAAAGCGGACGCTCCGAATCTGAGCCGATGGTTGTGACTGCCTACGGGGAAGGCACAAAAAGACCGCTGCTGATGAGCGGGACCAAAGATGGCTTACGCGCATCCGGTGGAGGCGGCTCGCCGCAGATCATCGATAACCTTATTTTTAGCGGGCTTCATCTTTATTCCGAAACACGCGATCCCGACTCACCCAGCTTTACCCAGGTATCGACGAATCGCGGTATCAACTGGTATCGAGGCTGCAGCTATCTGTTGTTCGAAGATAATTATATTGAGCACTACAAAGAGGGGATTCAGATTCATGATCTGGATAATCTTGATATCAGCGGCGTGATAATTCGTAGAAATGTAATCGTTGATTCTTATGCTACCAGCGCGCACTCTCAAGGTATCTACGTATCGCAGGCTGAGGGAGTTCTTATTGAAGAGAACATCTTTGATCACAACGGCTGGCACGCGACTTATCCAGGTGCGGTTGCTACTAAATTCAACCATTCGATCTACATCCAGAGTGACAACACGGATATCGATATAAAAAATAACATTATTTCACGCAGCTCAAGCCATGGTATGCAGCTACGGCCGGGCGGGATTATCGAGGGAAATTTCCTGGTTAGGAATCCAATTTCCATATTACTGGGTCGCGCCACCAATGCACCGAGCGATGGTCAGATCATAAATAATGTGGTGATTAATGGTAATGATATCGGTCCCGGTGATCTCCGTCGGGGTTGGGGAATTGATTTCAACCCGCAGAATAATGGGCTGGTGAAGAATAATATTGTTGCGCATGTGATGAGTGATGCGAGTAATCGTTTTGCGATCAGGGAGTCGGCAAATGCGACATACGTCAACAACATTGTGTATAAATGGGAAGAGGGTACGGATGACCCTGGAAATTACATAGATCCAGAACGCACAATCGAAGAATTCGATCAGCTTATGGGCGGTGCCGGTACCTATGATTCGTTCATTGACAACATCCGCGCGCAATCGAGATTAACCTGGAATCCTGATTACTCGGTCGCGCAAATAAGACAGTTCTTTATTGATGGATTTAGTGAGCAATAGCTCATCGAGTTGGGCATAAAACGGCCGTCTGGAATACCAGATGGCCGTTTTTATATCTGATGCGAATGTTTACGGAGCGGGCGAAAACGCCTCTTTAAAGTATTGACGGATCTCTTCTACATCATAATTTGGATTAGGGGAGCGCTGCGAGTGAGCGCGGATATTATTATAAAAGGAGTCCATGGTGCCGTTCCCACCGGCATGCGTATCAAAATCACTGATTGTCAACGCGGCGTTTACGAAATCACTCGCGGGCTGCGAC includes these proteins:
- a CDS encoding immunoglobulin-like domain-containing protein, with translation MYVLIMLICTGCGGWNPPDPGDEDTNSPPVIRLIGANNVQLHHGEAYDDTGATANDNEDGDLTDQIVVSGLPITSNVPGNYVIGYRVTDSDGESASIERLVNVAENNVPTINLNGAASLEVEQNTEFSDPGATANDTEDGNLSAQIGVTGEVDTTKAGTYELNYSVVDSAGATAETTRMVTVAQASSPFSHIPITIEKAGFTTILPASDSRLIYVSSSTGDNANDGLTPETAVNSITRGKDLLRDGSPDWLLLKIGDEWQEGLGKWLKSGRSESEPMVVTAYGEGTKRPLLMSGTKDGLRASGGGGSPQIIDNLIFSGLHLYSETRDPDSPSFTQVSTNRGINWYRGCSYLLFEDNYIEHYKEGIQIHDLDNLDISGVIIRRNVIVDSYATSAHSQGIYVSQAEGVLIEENIFDHNGWHATYPGAVATKFNHSIYIQSDNTDIDIKNNIISRSSSHGMQLRPGGIIEGNFLVRNPISILLGRATNAPSDGQIINNVVINGNDIGPGDLRRGWGIDFNPQNNGLVKNNIVAHVMSDASNRFAIRESANATYVNNIVYKWEEGTDDPGNYIDPERTIEEFDQLMGGAGTYDSFIDNIRAQSRLTWNPDYSVAQIRQFFIDGFSEQ